The Ornithorhynchus anatinus isolate Pmale09 chromosome 16, mOrnAna1.pri.v4, whole genome shotgun sequence genome contains the following window.
GCGAAGCAGCTGTTCATCTATCATAATCATCGTTCCAACACACCTCCTTTGGAAACTGTAGCTCAGATTCGGGGTACTGGTTCAAACCGTCCGACCCCACCCTTGGAGATGGAGAAGTCTGGCATGAAAAGAGAAAGTTCATCCTCCGTCACCCCCGGGGTCATCTGCGCCCGTGGCTGTATTGAGAGAATATGCAGTCAGAGGGGTGTCGGGGAGAGCTCTCCTCTCCCTCGCCAGACCACTTGGCCGTGGAGTTGCCCGACGACGGAAGCACTGGGTGGAGGGAAACGGAAAGATGCCTGCCCCTCTGAGCCAGTTGGCCTCGTGGCAAGTGTAGGGCAAACTGCCGGGCTGGCAGATGGTCAGgcacagtcagaggacctcaggGAGCCCCAGCCCCGCAAATGTGCGGTGGACAATCTCTgggtctaccccccccccccccgccacccctggGCTGCTTAGCAGCCCTTTTCTGTCACTGCAGCGAGCACCACCTGGGAATCTGGAAATCCAGCTGTGATCTCGTCTCACTTCTCCGGCTCAGCTGCCAGGGTAGTCTCCAGCCTGAGTGAATTAGCATCCGTTCCAGACTTCTCCACCGCCCCGCTAACTTGCTCTAATTCTTGCAGTCTTTAAGCTGAACCTTTTTATGCAGTTTTCCTTCACACAATTGATTTAGCAAAATTGCTCAATCTCCCACTGTTGGCAAgggaggggagctgaagaaatCTAATGACTGCCATTAACTAATCAGTTCAGTGGCAGGAGAGCAAAGAACTCCCTTTTCATGTTGAAGGGAAACAAAAACGGGGAGTGTtttgtaagaagcacttggggaCCGTGATCCTTTTCACCCCTTCTGTGGAAAAAGTGAAATGATGGAGTTTCAGGCAGGGTTAAGTGAGGTTTTGTGAGAGGGGTATCTtttctggggaggtggggaagaggcaggagaactCCATACTAAGTTCCtagaaaaggaaaaaacacaGTGGCAGCCAAAAGGTCCATAACTGGAGCGTGACTCACACAGAGCAAATAACACTGACGCAAatccccactctctccactcACTCGCTCCTGTTGGAATGGAATTCTGAAccgccggggtcccgggaggccaTGTTACGTCCGGTGCCGCTTAGAGAGGCCGGTCCTCCCGGAATAGGAAAGcctcagaggaggaggaagaggcggccCTGAATTTGCCCCCTCGTGGGACTCATCCGGGCCTGCAGCCCGCTCTCCAAGAGGACCCTCCGATCCAACCGAGGCCGGGACTGGCTGGGAGGAGAGAGCGGTTGTCGAGTCGCCACGGAGGGCCTGCTGCCTgtttttggggggcttttttcaCCTGGCCCCTTCCACGGCCGTGGCCCCCAGGAGAGCTCTCTTGGGCGTTTGCCCACTGAATCTTTACCCCGCACAGTGAGGCCCCTTTTCCCTTGAATGTCGACTCTGCCAGTGCTGTCAGGGCCACTGGCGAAGTTCCATTCCCGGCCCCCATCAGTTACGCTGCATTTCTGCAAAGTGATCAGGACGTGGGACTTCCAACCTGACCAGGGCCTGGCAAACGTCCTCCGGGCGGCCATTCTAACTGAAATAGCCAGGAGGAGACCCGAACCGGGAACCACTCTGTGTGAATCCACTCCGAAGAAGCACTAACTCTTATTTTCAGGGGAAAGGATTCGCTTTAAAATTTGGTTGGAGCACATTTTTTTCCAGAATAAATTAGCCACATGGTGTGTTTTTTTCCATTCTGCCTGGTTGTCTTTAATCCAATTTCCCTGCTCACCTGACTCTTGCCATCTGACAGCTAGCATCcgcctctctcccaagtgccggaGTCTAGTTTTTCGGGATGGAATGCAGAGCTGAAAGGCCTGTCTTTGTTTCTTGCCGTAAGGCCTGTGCCAGCCCCTGCTTCCAGTTATTTCTGAAGGGCTCACTCAGACGCGTGCACGTGGCTGAGATGAAATTTCATCCGCCTGGCAGCCAACCCCACCTCTGTCTTTCACTTGACCCTGTGGCCACCGTGCTTTTTATAACATGCCGGGTTcatgctcctccttccccactgccttattTGGTTGTAAGATCACTGCCCGGGTTACActtcctctgctgtgtgaactccgGAAGGAGGCAGCAGTTCAGCCTGGCCCCAGAGCCCTCCACTCTTCCAGGGACCCGGCGGCCCCCCACCATCTCAAGTTCCTTTCTGGAAAGCTATGGCTCCGTATTGCCAGGTTGATTCAGAGATGGGAGAGCGCGGGGATCCACATGGGTCACTGCCAACCAGCTCCTTGCAGTCCACGCCCAATCAGGATGCTTCGATTCATTTTGGATCGATACGGCTCTGGTGCCTCCCCAGCGGGGATCTCCGGGCTTTTGGGAATGCTGCAGGAAAACTGGGGAGTCACTGGGCATGACTGGTTGTTTCCAGAGGAAACCAAGGTTACCCATCGGTACACTCAGACTGAGCCAGCCCTGTGTCACTGGGTGAGTCATGGGAATCTGCACCGTCAGGTGAGTTAAGGGGTCAACTGGCAGGTTCACTTTAGCCCTGTCAGAAAAGACCCTGGGattatctttatttttaaaaaatggtggtacttgttagtacttaccatgtgccaggcactgtgctaagcactggggtagctatacactagtcaggttgggcacagtctctgtccctcagtcttaatccccatgttacaaatgagggaactggggcacagaaaagtgacttgcccacggtcacacgctaaaaaagcgacagagccgggattagaacccaggtcctctgactctcaggcccttgatctttccactaggccacgctgcttctcaggagaatCATTCTGAGGGAAATGACCAGCTGTGGACTGGCCCAGGTTTCAGGGAACgaatctaccaaccctattgtagtcgtactctcccaaattcttcatacagtgctctgcacacagtaagtactcaaatgtgATCGACTGGTTCTTTCCCACCAAGGAGCGTGGCCACCCTCTGCTTTGAAGGCAAGTGTCTTTGGGAGCACATCTTGCTCCAGGATTTCTGACTGTAACTTAAAGCCCAGGGCAACTCAAGTGGCAAGAATTACCAAGGAAACCAGCTGCCATCCCTGCAGGTGTTGGGAAACTGTCTAGAAATCATTTTCTTTAGCCCCAAAGCCATTTGGGAGCATTTTTTCACATGCATTTTGCTAAATTTACACGTGACACTTATGGTCTCGACTTGGTTTAATTACCAGGACTGTGAAATGCTATAGTGCAGTGTCTGCTGCAAAGTCGGCTTCCTTAAATGTAGCCCTTTCGGTCTGCCTCATTTCTCTGGCCATGAAAACAATATATTTCTCATCAGCCGAATCTAAAGGAGATTGTTTTTCatgcttgtctttttttttttttttaaactccaaaAAGAGATAGAGGAGCAAAACACTCTGGTCTTTCTAAAGACTCCATCTGGCAAGAAACGGGGGTGGGCAGGTGGCGTGGCCCTGGCAACAGCAGGGGGAGAAGACCCATCCAGCACGGAGCCCTAAACCGGGCACTGCAGTCAACAAATAAAGacaactctctgggcctccctccaaCCTCGTCCAGGTTCGTCCGCGGCCTGGCTGgtctttttcctccctcacttCTGGAAGCCTCTCCCCCACGCCCTCCTGACTTCTGGAAGACGTCAGGCCGAGCTGGGCGGAGGATAGAGCCTACGAGGAACATACTGAGAAAACCTGGCCCGAGCCTAGCCCTGGCAGTGGTGCCCAGAGGGCCCAAGTCTCACTACCCAAAAGCGGTGCTCCTCCTGCTTGGCACCTTCTGCAGTAGTCCGGTGAGCTCCTCAGATCAACATCCACAAagactctcccatttcccaccgCACCCGTACTTGGACAAGCACACGGGATGTTCACAGCGTCATCTAGACGCAGCATTACGGCCCCCGCCTCGCCTGAGGAAGCATGGAGTTGCCAGGGACACCCTAGCTCAGTCCACACCACATCCAGCCAGTCTTTAAAGTGTTGCAGTCTCCCCGCATCTCAGGGCCCTGGGTGGGAAGATGCCAGATTCCACTGCTCTGCAGGATCCGTTGATGGCTCGCGTCTTTCAGCTTCTCTCGGTGGGCTTCAGAAGCAGCCCGACCCCCTGTCCGAAGCGTCGGCTTCCAGTGATCGGGTGGAGGTGGGCGAAAGCGAATCCCTTACCAAACGGCCTacacactccctttcctctctgagcTCGCCAGACTGGAAGTGCTTCCTCCAGGCtggctggctctgcccctggccggTGTCCCCCGAGCCCCGCGCCGGCCCcataccccccctccccccaccagttaCTTTCTAGAAAAGTTGGAACGGCAAAGGGCAGATCTGGGCTCCCGAAAATCTGCCTATTAAAGTCTCTCCCCAGCACAGCCCCTTGTGGTGACGCTGTGCCAAAGCTGGATTCTATAATTACAAATGATATGTTAAGCGGTGACTGAATAATTCCAGGCAATCCCTAGCATTTGCGCGTCTGTTCGTCGACACACCGAACGCTGAAATTACCAGCCAAGCAggggcctcggggagggggcggcgcgtgtgagtgggggtgcggggaggagggtCCTCTTCTCTCGTAAACGGCGGTACCACCTCTCGACAGTGAAGATGAATGGTAGTCTCAGGCCCGTGAATTCCTTTCTCAATTCTGGGGCTCAAACTGGGAGACTGGAGCAGtggcatctccccctcccctccacccccgggctGGTTGCTGGTTATTGGCGGGTGGTGCCCCCCTGCAGGTTTCCTTGGGTCAACACTGCCGGATtgggtcccacctaattaactcgtacccatcccagtgcttagaacagtgtttgacacaaaggaaGTGATTAACGAAtacgactaaaaaaaaaaaaagccccaccaCTGATGAAATAAACTCTGCGTGCTCGGACTTGTAAATAGTTCCGAGAGACAGGAGAGTGCTCCATTCCTGGTGGTGAGGTGATGGATTTTTgctgctccctgctcctccccaccccccgacccaatCTGGTTCTCTGGGTGAAGGGTGGCTGGATGACTAAACCCTGCTCCAGTAGGGTGCAAGTTCACCAGGCAAGGAGGCTGCTAGGAGTGTACGCTCCCCTCCGGAGATTCTCTGGGTTCCTACTTTGAGGAAAATTAAATTGCTCACCTAGGTCATGGCCAATACCTTTCTGCCGGGAAGAAAGCCGTGACTCTGGAGGAAGCACCTCAAGGgaaaggaattattttttttGCCGCTGTTGTTTCTGGACCTTGACTAAGTTTTTAtctcttctgactcaggcccggtGGTAGGATTAAGAAAATTGCCATTAAGTTTGCATGTCTTTCGGAACTGTGGATTCTTGTCTGAGAGCAGAGCCTGGGGCCCGTGGGCTCTGAGCAGATATTCTGTCACTGCTCCTGCgaccccccccgcccatccccctcAAATTGGCCAGATATGTTTTGTGAGGGAAGGCTTGTCGTAATGAATCGGGTGCGTGCTGGGCGAGAGGTTGGAAGTGGCCCAGTTGGACAGAATCCCACGGAAGCTGCAAGTCTTTGCTCAGAACGGTCTGGTCTTCCCCTTCTTAGCCCAAGCCCAGGTCAAGACGAGCTGTGGGACAAGGCCTCATTTGAATCTAGCAGCCTTGGATATGTAGTCACTCTGCCCCACGAGTGAGTTTCCCTGTGGGTGGtggtcctctctcccaccctaggAGCTTCTGGAAATTGTGATGCCAGCATCCACCGGAGGCCACCAGGCACACTCGTGCAAATGTGTGGCAGGACTCTAGCCACTGGGCAGTGACCCTCCTTTTCCCATCCACCCTAAACCTAGCCCCAAACTGGGGATGCTGGGCTTCTGGCGGCACCCAGATGCTGGAGGAGATCCAGCCAACCTTAGACTTGGCAGACCCAAGGATACTGACGAGCCCCGCTAGAGCCGCCCCTCAGCCCGTTAGAAAGCATGCCGGTGACTCTGCGTGAGGCTAGTGCCGACTGACGTTTGCCCCAGACCCGAGCCTTTCCCGAAACGGATTGCGACACGATTCCCGGTGGGCATTTCTCCAGAAGACATTTGATGGGTGTTGGCGAAGGCGCCGATAGCCTCCtaaccctcctgctcctcccctcaggaCTCACAGGATAACCATCACCAACTTCTGTCTCGGAAAGCACCTGGTGAGCGAGGACGACTTGCTGAAAGATCAGAGAGGGAGCCCGGCCTACATCAGTCCAGACGTCCTCAGCGGTATGTGTCCGTCGCGGGCCTTGGGAAACATGGAGATGCCACCCTTTGAGTCAGAAAGCGACCTGCCTGCTGGGTCTGAATAGATGTCACCACCTTACATCTTACCtgtgaggagagaggtcagaactgTCCCACTCTGGCTTCTCAtccctcgtgggcagagaagagAATCTGAGCCGAACCAGAAGCAGGGCCCAAGCTGGCTTCTACAAATGTTCAGGTGCCCTTGGGGCTCCTGGGACTTATAACAGTcagttaatcggtggtatttattgagtgcatactgtgtgcagagcactgttctaagtgcttgggagagtacaacacgacagagtcggtaggcatgtttcctacccgcaagaagtagtaataatcgtaatatagtaataatagctatgcagagagagcaggaggaatTCGAGGGGTCCTGGCCACCAATTGGGTTTTGGATAAAGTTCTGTCCCACTGGACCCTGTGGCTGCCTTGGGGATCACCCCTCCAACTTACCTCATGGCTCTGGGATGTGGAGCAGGTGAAATGGGTGAAACCGGGTCTCTTCTGGGACTCAGAGCTATCCGGAGCAGGACAGTTCCAAGACTTTTCTTGTCCGGCCACTCTCACTGCCTTTCTGGACTAGttgatctctcttttttttttttaaatggtatttcattcattcattcaatagtatttattgagcgcttactatgtgcggagcactgtaccaagcgcttggaatgaacaagtcggcaacagatagagacagtccctgccgtttgacgggcttacagtctaatcgggggagacgggcagacaagaacgatggcaataaatagtcaagtaTAAATAGAGTCGAGTACAGAgtcaagtatttgttaagcgcttactatgtgccagccactgaactaggcaatggggtagatacaagctaatcgggttggacacagtccatctcccccatggggctcacagtcttaatctccattttacagatggggaaacggaggcccaaagaagtgacatgcccaaggtcacatagcagactagtggcagagccgggattagaacccaggtcctcctgactcccaggcccatgctctgtccgctaggcaatgctgcttcctcttctcttctcccccgggAGCCTGTCCTAGGTGCTGGCCTTCTCTTGGCCTCGCCAGCTCCTGAGAGAGGAAACGGCAGCCATCTCCAAGCCCTGGGGGTTTACTAGAAGAGGGATTACTAGTAGAGGGACAAGAAGGCCAGCTGGAGGGATCATTTTTCCAGAAGTCTGCTTTCAGGGCTGGAGGTGGCGAGCTGGCTGCTTCTCTCCGCTCGGGCCTGCCCACCCTTCCAGGGAAGGGCCATATTGTCACAAGAGCGGAGAAAATGGGTATCGGGCAAGAGCGGTGGACTGTTCCCAAATCTTTCCCTTGAGCCCCAGAGGTTCGATTCAGAGTTTCAGGTTGCCGAGTTGGGCAGGCTGCCCAGGTGACCCACAAGAAGGAAGCCCAGATATCTGGGGGGCCCCGCggagaggggcgggcagcaggggAGCCAGCCAGAACCTGTAAGGATTGGCCGGAACACGGCCCAGGCGGGCGGTCCCGGAGCTGAGCCCCTGCCACCGCCTTGAGGGGCACGTGCACAACTTCAGAACGGTGCCAGAGATTGATTGGCAGTCCGGGCGGGAACAGGTGGCCTCGTTTGAGGGTAGCAGAAGCTGTTTGGATCTCCCTGCTGTCGTCTCCAGCCTCCCCCTCTGTCTCCGCTAGCCTCCCCGGTTGCCAgaaagagggggcgggggcggttgaGCGGGAGGGGTGAAGTTAAGGTGACTGCGCTAACAGAATCCAGGGCTAATGGCTCTCCCGCTCCCCGTTATCGGGGGGAAATGGCTCCCTCCTCTTGCAGGGACTGGCCAGTGGGAGAATCTCCCTGACCGTGAGCGAGCCCACCCGACCTTGGCTGTCTTTGGGTGGGGGCAGGTCAGTGCAGTGGAAACTGCCCGGCTTCACGGGGGAAAGAGATCTCTGGTCCCGTAAGCCTGGGACCCATCTGGGCCGTCTGCGTTGGAAGTGGTGGCGGCTCCGtgatctcttctttcttcctccctaagTCAGTTAAAAGCCAGCGCCCCAGAAAACCTCCGGGCCTGGAACTGGAGGCGGGGGAAGCCCACGAGGGGCCAGAATCATAGGCTTTCGCCCACCGGCTGGCCTCTGAGGCCCTTCTCCTCTGGGTGTCTGTGGGGAAGACTTGACCTGCTCCCCATCAGAGAAGAGGTCTCAAGATCAAAAATAGTCTTCCTTTGTTTAAAGAGAATTTGCTCCGTCGTCACCGGCAGCCTGAGcggagggatagagagagagaactcCCTAATCTCTAGTGTCGGGGAGAGGAAGCTGGACTTGTCTGTTTTTTAGGTATCTTGAGGAGGAACGGTCTGCTCGCCTAGCTTGTGACATGAATTTTAGAGCCACTGGAAGTGTCTCTTCGGAGAATGCCTGCCCAAggcggagggaaaaggaagagcggAGGCTAGaatgcctttcttttttttttttgcggggggagggagggtggttgCGAGAGCTATACAAAGCTAAGAATAATTAGTACAAATAATGAATACTGCAGTGGTGACTCATGGAGTGAGTCACAGAGGAAATTGTACACTTAATCCCGTTTTGTGGTACAGCAATGGTGATCTGAATTTTCGACCTTCATGCGACTGTGTTATCGATGATGTGACTGAGATCGTGATTCCCAAACCATTTTTCATGCAGCGCATCCGAGGGAGCCGTGGGAATGGGGGAAGCCGGGGAACTGGCCTGGGGAATGCCTGTGGGGGTGGAAAAGGCGGCCACCAAAGAGCCATCTACTTTTAAAaccaaaatgccaaaaaaaaaaagcctcaaagAACAGACCCACAAAATCTCAAGCAACCTTGTAACTGCGGTGACAGGAAAAGCTGAGTATCCTGATCCCATCAGAATCACCGGGGCCCTCTAGAGCTATGGCTCTAGAGTCCACGTGTTCAGGcctcctcaccaccaccacccccaacaaacacacacacacacacccaccacaCCCCCCCTTTATCGATAAAGCTGCCTACTCCCGACCCCTCGCTCCAGGGCTCAATGCCTTCAGTGGGGGTGGCCCCTCAGAGTGAGCTGGAGGGGTCGCTGCCCTGCAGGCCCAGCAGTGGGGACAGACTCCTCCGCCCCGAAACATCTCTCCGCTGACCAAGCCAAagcccttccacctctccccagGCCCCCTTCATTCGTACAGCCGGCTCGCAGACCAATTCCCTGGTTTCTCCTGTGATTGGAGAAACCCCATCCTGTTGGGTATATTTATGGCCCCTAATAATGCTGGCTTACTCTGCGCCGCGCactcctctaagtgctggggtagacacaagggaatcaggttgtcccacatggggctcacggtctttatccccattttacagatgagggaactgaggcacagagaagtgaagtgacttgcccagagtcacacagctgacaagtggcggagccgggattagaacccgcgacctctgactcccaagcccgggctttttccactcagccacgctgcttctctgcagcatctTCCCCTAAGATTAGGAAGCTTTCTGTGTTGGTCTGGGCAGccagaaatggagacagagagaaatcggGTAGCAGATGAAAAGGGATTCTACTAAGTCCTCCAAAATGGGAGCGCTTGGCCCTTCCTCCTTCAGGCTTCCGATGGACTCTGCCCTCGGCCGTGTGATCCTTGGGGCATTCCCGGGGGAAGCGGAGAGCCGGCGGGGAGTTGGGCCGGCCCTCCCGGGCACAGCTGCGAGGCGGCTCGAGGCCGGGAGTTGCGGGGCTGAGGTTGGCCGGGGGTCTTGCAGGCTAACTGGTTTTGGGCCCCGAGCCGCGGCTAATGAGAAGATgtcttccctctttcctggcAGGCCGGCCGTACCGGGGGAAGCCGAGCGACATGTGGGCGCTGGGGGTGGTGCTGTTCACCATGCTGTACGGACAGTTCCCCTTCTACGACAGCATTCCTCAGGAGCTCTTCCGCAAGATCAAAGCCGCAGAGTACATGATCCCCGAGTGAGTCCCCCAAGACCCCCAGAccagcaccgcccccccccccccatacaaaCACCTGTAGATGTCTGCCCATCCCACTCTTGCTGCTGCCCAAGCCCTTGAGGTGCCACAACCTGGGCAAAGTCACCCCAGAGATCTTCTCCCCACCAAAACGGTGCccaaggagcagggggagcaTCCCATGACACTGGTAGCGACGAGAGGGAAGCTTAGTCCCACCAGCTGCCGAGAGGGGTCCCatcttgaggaggaggaggaggaggagggaggaccctCTGAATGGAAattgaagtggaggaggagggacgtgATCTTCAGTTTATTGAGGTCTCTGGCGAAGCCCtattgcttcccctccccccaccatcctgccccacctccccacacTGCAGAATGAGGGGCCCTTGCTCGCCCGCTTTCCATATGTCTGTCCCTGACTCAGCCTTCTGAgaacttctctcctctctgtcccctctcccccggtGGCAGAGACGGGCGGGTTTCTGAGAACACAGTGTGTCTCATCCGGAAACTGCTGGTCCTCGATCCCCAGCAGCGCTTGGCAGCCTCCGAGGTCCTGGATTCCCTCAGCTCCATCATCGCGTCGTGGTGAGTtggccgggcgggccgagagtgccccccgccccctttcccgggAGTCCCCAGCTGGCTCGACCCCCCGGCACCCTGGCACCCGGCCGGGTCTCGGCCTCCAGCGAGGAGCGTGACGCGAACGAGGCTCCGGGCCAGGCGGAGGCAGCCCGCCCCTGTgcccgggagtcgggggcagGATGGGAGGCTCGGACCCGGTACTGGCTTCGCCGATTCCCGGGCCAGGAATCCCGATCAAGCGGGGTGCTCTGTTCTGCCTGGAAGATTCCGCCTGCCCGGCatcctcccccaccacacccagGGGGTCCCCGCGTCTGCCCCCAGCCACTCTGATCTCCTCCAGGCAGGACCCGAGCCCCCCGACGGCACGTCCAGCAGGCGGCCCCCAGCACGCGCTCACTGTTTGGGAGCTATTGCCTGCCCCTGACTTGAAGGGCCCCGGCCGAGACCTCCCGAGGTTGGTGACTCTGCCTTCCCCGGGGGCAGCCTCTAGGCCCCCGGCGGGCAGCCCGGCTCCGCCTTGCCCCCgctggggcccgggccccctAACCGCCCCCTCTAGGAGCTCCAGCGCCAGGTGGGCGCGGCGGGTGAGGGCCGCGAGGAGCCGTGTGAGCCGCAGAGAGGGCCGGGCGCCCCCGAGGTGCTGAAGGGCCGGGCACGCTCTCTGTCCCCCCACAGGCAGTCCATGTCCTCCCTGAGCGGGCCCCTGCAGGTGGTTCCCGATATCGATGACCAGATGAACGGCTCGGAGAACGCCCAAGAGGTGAgaggccggccggggcccgggcccctcctGGAGAACTGTGGGAGAGTCTCTGGGCCGTGTTGGGGTCGGGGGCTGGAGGACACAGACAgatacacccccaccccacactccCCACACTGCTGCCAGGCCAGGTAGTATACAGTGGGTCCCGAGAGAAGATAggagtattttttaaaataagcCCCTGGCTCTGCACCTCTGCCCaggccccagcctcccccagacTCCACCCAAGCGTGACAGCCGGGGCGCCCCCCTCCAAGCCGCCAAAGCCCAATCGCCCTCGAGCTCGTCTCGGAGCTGCGTCGGAAGGAGGCCGTCGGTCTCATCCCCCAtcgtctcccccgccgcccccggaaaGGAAGCAGCAGGGTCCCCGGTGATGCCACAAgcagccccgcccctctccaccCAAGCCGGGATCCCATTCAGCCCTAGCGGTCCTCCTGGCGCTGTCTTCGATGTGTCTTTGGTTTAGGTTCCCCTCCACACGTCGTTTCTCAGCCACTTTCTGACTCATCCGGTTTCTCTCAGCCTTTCCTGCTTTTCGGTTTTTTGATGACTCATTCTGTCCCTTTTCGCTCCCTCCGCGTctgctcccccccgcccgccccgcttcctccctcccccgcgccTCCCGGAGGGTGTTGTTTCGTTGAGGGAGTTTCAAATCCGCCTTCGGTGTGGGCAGCGGGCGGCCGGGTCAGCCGGGGACGGCTCTCGCCCGTGGGATGCCACCGCGCAAGGCGGGAGGCTGTGGAGTTCTGAGCGTCCTGCTGCGGTA
Protein-coding sequences here:
- the STK40 gene encoding serine/threonine-protein kinase 40 isoform X1 yields the protein MKRRASDRGAGETSARAKGLGTGISGNNAKRAGPFILGPRLGNSPVPSIVQCLARKDGTDDFYQLKILTLEERGDKGIETQEERQGKMLLHTEYSLLSLLHNQDGVVHHHGLFQDRACEITEDLESTRMVRKMKKRICLVLDCLCAHDFSDKTADLINLQHYVIKEKRLSERETVVIFYDVVRVVEALHKKNIVHRDLKLGNMVLSKRTHRITITNFCLGKHLVSEDDLLKDQRGSPAYISPDVLSGRPYRGKPSDMWALGVVLFTMLYGQFPFYDSIPQELFRKIKAAEYMIPEDGRVSENTVCLIRKLLVLDPQQRLAASEVLDSLSSIIASWQDPSPPTARPAGGPQHALTVWELLPAPDLKGPGRDLPRLVTLPSPGAASRPPAGSPAPPCPRWGPGPLTAPSRSSSARWARRVRAARSRVSRREGRAPPRC